One window of Microbacterium sediminis genomic DNA carries:
- a CDS encoding succinate dehydrogenase/fumarate reductase iron-sulfur subunit, whose amino-acid sequence MKLTLQIWRQDSAASEGHYEDYLLVGAGPEFTLLEALDKLNDQLVSEGKEPVAFDSDCREGICGSCGITVDGRPHGPVEKTPSCRQHLRSFADGSTVRLEPFRNGSYRVVRDLAVDRSGLDRIIKAGGYASIDAGTAPDADAHHLTHEKAEYALDMAACIGCGACVAACPNGSANLYVGAKLLHLATMPSTKAERSTRAKEMVRVAEEEFGPCSLYGECVDVCPAGIPITAIAGVNREKLRQVLRGMAD is encoded by the coding sequence ATGAAGCTCACCCTGCAGATCTGGCGCCAGGACTCCGCCGCCTCCGAGGGGCACTACGAGGACTACCTCCTCGTGGGGGCCGGCCCCGAGTTCACCCTCCTCGAGGCGCTCGACAAGCTCAACGACCAGCTCGTGAGCGAGGGCAAGGAGCCGGTCGCCTTCGACTCGGACTGCCGCGAGGGCATCTGCGGCTCGTGCGGCATCACGGTCGACGGCCGCCCCCACGGCCCGGTCGAGAAGACCCCCTCGTGCCGCCAGCACCTGCGCTCGTTCGCCGACGGCTCCACCGTGCGCCTGGAGCCCTTCCGCAACGGCAGCTACCGCGTGGTCCGCGACCTCGCGGTGGATCGCTCGGGCCTGGATCGGATCATCAAGGCCGGCGGGTACGCGTCGATCGACGCCGGTACCGCCCCCGACGCCGATGCGCACCACCTCACGCACGAGAAGGCCGAGTACGCGCTCGACATGGCGGCGTGCATCGGCTGCGGCGCGTGCGTGGCGGCATGCCCCAACGGATCGGCCAACCTCTACGTGGGCGCGAAGCTGCTGCACCTGGCCACCATGCCGTCGACCAAGGCCGAGCGCTCCACGCGCGCCAAGGAGATGGTGCGCGTGGCCGAGGAGGAGTTCGGCCCCTGCTCGCTGTACGGCGAGTGCGTCGACGTGTGCCCGGCCGGCATCCCGATCACCGCGATCGCCGGCGTGAACCGCGAGAAGCTGCGCCAGGTCCTCCGCGGCATGGCCGACTGA